The genomic DNA AACGAGACACGCGTCCGCAGGCTCGAGGAAGGGAAGAACAGCGCGGCCGCGCCGTCCCTCCTCGCCAGGGTTCCCGCTTCGATCCGCGCGGCGCGCGCGAAGATCTCCCTCAGATCGTCCCCAGTGAGTTCGGTCAATGAGAGAAGGTGGCGCACTCCCCTATTGTCGCGGACGGCTCCAGCCTCATGATGTCGTGAAGATAACCTGTGCTCGCGCCACGATGTCATCCACTCGCGATTGGAGGAACGGGCCGGGACACTCCGTTCCCGACCACGTCTCCTGGTGGGTGATGACGTGCTCTCGGTCGATCCGGAAGCGCACCGGAACGCCGTCCAGGGTCCGGCCGTCGAAGCCTGCGAGCCACGCGATCATCTGCGCGATCTCCTCGACCTGCGCGGTGGTCACCGTGTACTCCGGCGCTCCGGTGAAATCCAGCGTCTCCACCGCCACGGAGCGCCAGTTCCAGTCCGCGCCGGTGGACGACGGCTTCGCTCCCGGGCGGATGGTCTCGATGACCGAGCCGTCGTGCCGAAGATAGAAGGTGGGAGCCGATGATCTCCTGTTGCAGCGGGAGAAGAAGTCCAACTGGTCCGTCGTCGTGCCGGTGTGGTGGATGATGAAGCGGTCGATGACCGGACTCACGGTTCGACGTTCGCTTCCCGCGATGCTCCGGTCAGCGCGCATCGTCGGATGGGCACAGTCCTCGAAACCGAGCGGTACCTCGAGACCCGTGACCGCGCGGTCGTAGACCGGCTCGTACTCTGGCAGCCCGCGGGGGTTGTCCGGGCGGCGTCCGGTGTCGTCTGCCTCTCCCCCGGAGCTCGTGGAGAGCCAGATGCCGACACCGGTCACCGCGATGCCGGTTCCGGCGGCGATGAGGAATCCCCGCCGCGTGTGCGCCGGCACGTGCTCATCGGCGTCCCGTGCTCCCGGGTCCTCCGGCTGCTGACCCTCCCCGCGCGTACTCACGCGGGCTGGTCGCCGTCTCAGGGTGCTCGGAACTCACGCGGCCGGCGTCGTCCTGGCCAGACGAAATGCGCGACCGAGAAGGCGAGGGCGGTCCACGAGACGAAGAACGCCCACCACGGGAGCGCCGCTCCCCCGCTTCCGCCCGCCAGCATGACCGACACGATGCAGGCGCTGAGTCCGACGACGACCCCGACGACGGTGATCTCGCCGTGCGCGAGCCACCGCGCGCGAAGCGCCGAGACGAGGCGAAGGGGCAGGCCGATCACCAGGGCGGTGATCATCGACACGACGGACAGGACGACGGCGATGATGCTCGCCCCGATGAAGGACGTCACCCCGTCGTACTCTTCCGCAGCTCCGAGCGCGAGGAAGAAAGCCACGATGAACAGGAAGAAGCCACCGACGAAGAACTGGCCGAGGATGAGCGAGGCGGTCGAGTCGTCGGCTCCCCGGAAGCCCCCGCGCTTCCGCAGATCTGCAGGGACACGGCGAGGCGAGGTCATATCGTGATCCTACGAGTCGTACACCTTCGCTGGGGGCATACTCGCGCTACCCTCATCCGTCTCAGGTCCGGCTCGCCAGGAACCAAGCCCATGCGGGGTACTGCCTCGTGATCCTGCGGGAGCACGTGACGGACATGGGTCACCTGACGACAGACCAGTTGCGCGGTTTCTGGGACGATGCGGAACGTGCGGGGCGAGCGATCGACTCCGTGTACAGTCCGCGGAAGATCGACTACCTGGTCATGGGCCATCGGATGCCGCATCTGCACGCTCACGTTTTCCCCCAGCACTCCCATGATGATCCGAAACGGGACGTGGACATCGCCGACGGGCCTGTGCTCCCCTCAGCTGACGATCTCCGAGGCGGGGTACACGCTCTCCGGAGGGCATGGAGTGCGATCGCAACAGGTCCTGCGGAACGGTAGGTTCATCCTCAGGAACAGGCACATTTCGGCCTCGGCAGGATAGAGGGGCCTGAACTTCCGCCTGCTGACTGGGGAGATGTGGGGCGGGCGGATGGACGCGCACGATGACAGGGGCGAAGGGCCGCTGAGGCCCGCCGTGGTGGGCCTGGCGCTGGCGATTTTCAGCGCAGCGGTGGCGGTGGCCTCGACATTCCTGATCGCCGATCCTGGAATCGGTGTTCTGGCGGCAGTGACGCTGTCTTTCGGATGCGTCGGAGTGGCGGCCGGCCTCCTGCTCACGAGGCGAAGGACATGGGGCGACCCCTCGTGGCCTCCAGGCCCGGGGCCGAAGCCCTGGACGGCCCGCCGCACCCGTCGGGTCTTCTTGCTCTACGGGGTCTTCCTTCTCCTCATCTCCGTGGGTGGAGTGGTCACACTGGCGGGGACCGATCAGAACGAGGCCGACGACCCGCTGCGCGGATGGGTGCTGTCCGCCGTGCTCGGTGTGCTGGGCGTGACGTCGATCATCAGAGGGGTGCGACGGCAGCCTCAACCGGTGCACTCGTCCGATCGCCCGGAGAGCGAGCCGAACGTCGACGTACAGGAGTGGATGCCGTTAGGGCCCTCTCGTTCGCGGACTCTCTTTCCCTGGTGGGCTCTTCACGTCTTCTCCGGACAGCCGCTTCTCCTTGCGATGATGATCGGCGCGCTCCTCATCCCGGTGGCGGCGGGACCGCTCGGCGCATGGACGTGGCCGCTCGCGGCTGCGCTGCTGGCGGCCGTGGCGATCACCGTCAGCGCCGTCGTGCGGCGACGTTCGCGACCGCCGCGCATCTCACGCGACGCCACCCGTCTGCTCGTCGGCACGAAGGAGATCCCGACCGCGACCATCACCACGGCCATGGTCATCGCACACCCCTGGGAGCCGGACGCCACAGCCCGGAGTATCGCGGTCGTCCTCACGGCATCGGATCACTCGCGAGCAGTGGTGGGCTTGCGAGAACGAGGTCTCCTCGTATTGACCGATGAACAGACGGAACTCCTCATCGCGGCGATCGAGCGAGCCCCCATCGATCTCCCCCGCGACAAAGACGATCCGCGCGGAAGGTTCTCCCGGACGCTGTACCCCAACCATCTGACGAAATCGGAGGCCCTTCACCTCGTGCAGGAGCCCCCGGGTGACGGCGAGCCGCTGCCGGTGGGGTCCTCAGTCACGTGAGCCAGAGCGCCGGCTCGGAGCCCGCTCTCACGTCGCGAAGAGAGTCCTGACAGTCAAGATGTTTCGACCGTGGACGGAGGACGGGCGTTCCCGTCCGGATTCGACGAAGCCGAGCTTCTCGAGCACGCGGCGGGATGGGAGGTTCCATTCCCAGACGCCGGCCCAGACGCGGTCGACACCCACCCCGGCTGCCCACGCCAGGACGCTCTGGGCAGCTTCGGTGGCGTATCCCCGGTTGTGCTCGGCACGGAGCAGCTCGAACGCGAGCTCCGGTTCCTCGCCCACCCCCTCGCCGCCGTAGACGAGACCGCAGTACCCGATCGGTTCCCCGGTGTCGATCCGTTCCACGGTGAGAAGTGGCGAGGCCTCAGCGCCCTGGATATGCGCACGGATGTCGTCCGTGTCGGGGCGGCCGTCCGTGTCGAGCCTTCGGTGCGCGGGGACTCGTTCGTCGCGTTCGGTCCACAGGTGCCGGAAGACGGGTGCGTCCTCGATCGTCTGCCGGCGCAGGCGGAGGCGCAACGTCTCCATCTCCGGGATGCGGGGCAGGTGACTCATCCTCGCAGTCTGGCACTCATCCGCCCCCGCGCTGTGATCTGCAGCGCCTAATGGGAGGACCAGACGCCGAGCTCGTTGCCGCTCGGGTCGGCGAAGTGAAGGCGCCGGCCACCGGGGAACGCATACGGCTCCTGCAGGATCCGGCCGCCTGCGTCCTGGATCGCCGCCTTCGTCGCATCGAGGTCATCGGAGTAGAGCAGCACGAGCGGACCGCCGACGGGTCGCGGTGCGTCCGCGAGCAGGAGGCCGCCGACCTCGCTCCCGGCTCCGCGGGGCGAGAGGATCCCTGCATAGCCAGGGCCGTAGTCCTGGAAGCTCCACCCGAAGGCGGTGGTGAAGAAGCGTTTCGCCACGTCGAGATCCGTGACGACGAGCTCGACATAGTCGAGGGCGTGGTGCTGCGAGGAGGCTGTCATGCGGGCACTCTAGCCACGGCGTCGGACATCGTCGGTCAGGAGTAGCGTGGAAGGGTGCCTCAGGTCTCCCACTCCCCCGTCTCCACGCCGGGGTGGCGGGCCTGGGCGATCTGGTCCGTCGGCGTCGCGGCCTACGTTCTCGCCATCACCAACCGCACCTCTCTCGGCGCCGTCGGTGTCGAGGCCGCCGACCGCTTCCAGGCGGACGCCTCGACGCTCGCGCTGTTCGCGGTCGTGCAGCTCGCCGTCTACGGCGGGATGCAGATCCCGGTGGGCGTCCTCCTCGACCGCTACGGATCCCGTCCGATCATCACGGCGGGGATGCTGCTCATGGCGGCCGGACAGCTCACCATGGCCCTCTCCCCCAGCATCGGCATCGCGATCGTCGCGCGTGTCCTCCTCGGAGCCGGCGATGCCGCCGTCTTCCCGGCCGTGCTGCGACTGGTGGCCACGTGGTTCCCCGCGCAACGAGGGCCCGTCATGGTCCAGTTCACCGGGATCATCGGGCAGGCCGGGCAGCTGATCGCGCTGGTGCCGGTCGCCGCCCTGCTGCACGCCACCACCTGGTCGATCACGTTCGGCAGCATCGCCGGTCTCGGCCTGCTCTTCACGATCCTCGTGTGGCTCATCGTGCGCAACAACCCCGCGGAGAGCGGCCCCG from Microbacterium paraoxydans includes the following:
- a CDS encoding peptidoglycan recognition protein family protein — translated: MSTRGEGQQPEDPGARDADEHVPAHTRRGFLIAAGTGIAVTGVGIWLSTSSGGEADDTGRRPDNPRGLPEYEPVYDRAVTGLEVPLGFEDCAHPTMRADRSIAGSERRTVSPVIDRFIIHHTGTTTDQLDFFSRCNRRSSAPTFYLRHDGSVIETIRPGAKPSSTGADWNWRSVAVETLDFTGAPEYTVTTAQVEEIAQMIAWLAGFDGRTLDGVPVRFRIDREHVITHQETWSGTECPGPFLQSRVDDIVARAQVIFTTS
- a CDS encoding GNAT family N-acetyltransferase — its product is MSHLPRIPEMETLRLRLRRQTIEDAPVFRHLWTERDERVPAHRRLDTDGRPDTDDIRAHIQGAEASPLLTVERIDTGEPIGYCGLVYGGEGVGEEPELAFELLRAEHNRGYATEAAQSVLAWAAGVGVDRVWAGVWEWNLPSRRVLEKLGFVESGRERPSSVHGRNILTVRTLFAT
- a CDS encoding HIT family protein; amino-acid sequence: MGAYSRYPHPSQVRLARNQAHAGYCLVILREHVTDMGHLTTDQLRGFWDDAERAGRAIDSVYSPRKIDYLVMGHRMPHLHAHVFPQHSHDDPKRDVDIADGPVLPSADDLRGGVHALRRAWSAIATGPAER
- a CDS encoding VOC family protein, with the protein product MTASSQHHALDYVELVVTDLDVAKRFFTTAFGWSFQDYGPGYAGILSPRGAGSEVGGLLLADAPRPVGGPLVLLYSDDLDATKAAIQDAGGRILQEPYAFPGGRRLHFADPSGNELGVWSSH